Sequence from the Lysobacter capsici genome:
GGCCGCAGCTTCACCTGCTCCAGTTCCTTCTTGACCGACCGCCAGAACAGGCTCGGCGCGATCCAGGTGTAGGCGCAGAACAGCAGCCAGGCATACGACAGCGGACCGGTCCATTGCGGCAGACCGTTCTGCGGCAGCGCGATCAGGGCGATGCGGTAGATCAGGAACATGCCGATCAGCAGTACCACCGCGCGGGTGCGCGAGCCGGCGCTGATGAAGCTCTGGAACCGCCACCACAGGCCCAGCGCCCAACTGCGCCGCGCCTTGACCGCCGCCATCAGGGTCAGCGCTTCGCCGTCCATGGGATCGATCTGCAAGGCCCAGGCGGCGTGATCGCGCGCGCTGTCGGTGCGGCCGGCGGCGAGTTCGCAATGACCGAGCACGCACAGGGCCTCGACGTGTTCGGGATGGCCGCGCAGCACGTCGCGCGCCAGCGCTTCGGCGCGCGCGCGATCGCCGCGGCGCAGTTCCAGCGAGGCGAGCAGGGCCGGGTAGTCGGGATCGTCCGGGTCGAGCTCGCAGGCGCGCCGCGCTTCTTCCAGCGCCTGCGCGTCGCGGCCCCAGGCCAGGTACAGGCGCGCATAGGCGTCGGCGATCGCGGCCGAGTCGGGTTGCAGTTCGCGCGCCGAATCCAGATGCGCCTGCGCCTGCTTCAGGCTGCGCCGCGCGATCGCCGCGATCGCGGCGGCGAGGTGGGCGAACGGCGATTCGGGTTCGAGTTCCAGCGCTCGCGCGGCTTCCATTTCGGCCGCGTGCAGGCGGTTGCGCTTGATCAGGCACAGCGACAGGAATGCGTGCGCATCGGACTGGTCCGGGTCTTCGCCGAGCGATTGCAGCAGCATGTCGATGGCGTCGTCGACCTGGCCGTTGGCGTAATAGCGCTCGGCCATGCGGTACAGATGATCGTGGCGGCTCATTGCAGCACCATTCGCAGCATCAACGGCCAGCCGGTCATGTCGAGCGCGCCGCGTCCGACCACGGCGAGCAGGATCATCAGCGGCATGCCGTTGCGCGGCTCGCCGCCGTAGTGCTCGAAGATTTCGAAACAGCGTTGCTGCATCAGATACAGCGCGTAAGCCACGCCGACCTTGAGCAGCAACAGCGACAAGAACGCGTAGGCCTGATGCTCGGGCCGCAGCCAGCCGCTGCCCAGCAGCACGCCGATGGTGAATACCAGCGCGACGGTGCCGAACACGCTCAACGCGACGCAGGCCCATTCGCGGCCGCGGGTCGGGCTGCCGAGCGCGGCGGAATTGAACGCGAACCAGGCCAGGCCGAAGCCGCCGCCGGCGAGCATCAGGGTCAGCAGCGGCCACAACGGGTCGACCGCGTAACGCGACAGCCCCGACGGACGCGGTTCGTCGGGCAGGCGATAAGGCAGGGTCGCCATCAGCCGCCTCCGTGGCGTTTGAGAAAGTCGAGGACTTCGTCGTACTGCCCGCCCTGGTTGGCGTAGCGCGCGTGATTGCGCGCGGTGGTCAGCCATTCCAGCGTGGTCGAGCGGGTGTCCTTGAGCGCGGCGCGCAGGTGGGTCATGGTCAACGGGCTTTCGCGGCCTTGTTCGATCGAATCCTCGATCGCTTCGTCGATCGCGGTTTCGACCAGATTGCGCAGGTCGGCGCCGGAAAAACCCGAGGTCAGCCGCGCCAGTTCGCCCACGTCGATGCCCTCGCCGAGCGGTCGGTCGCGCAGCAGCAGATCGACGATCGCGCGCCGCGCGGTTTCGTCCGGCGGCGGCACGAACAGCACGCGGTCGAAGCGGCCGGGCCGGCGGAACGCGGCGTCGACCGCCCACGGCACGTTGGTCGCGCCGAGGATCAGCACGCCGTGGTTGTTCTGGGCGAAGCCGTCGAGTTCGGTCAGGAACTGGCTGACCAGCTTGGCCGAGGTCGCCTCGCGCGAGTACTGGCGCTTGCCGCCGATCGCCTCGACTTCGTCGAAGAACACCACCGCCGGCGCGGTGCGCCGCGCGGTTTCGAAGATCGCGTGCAGCTTGCGCTCGGATTCGCCGATATACATGTCGAGCACATCGGTGATCGCCACGTTGTAGAACTTCGCCCCGCATTCGCCGGCGGTGGCGCGCGCGAGCAGGGTCTTGCCGCAGCCGGGCGGGCCGTATAGCAGGATGCCGCCGCCGGAGCGGCGCTTGAAGCGCTCGAACAGCGACGGCTTGAGGAACGGGGTGATGATGCGGCGGCGGATCTGGTGCTTGACCTCGTCGAGCCCGCCGACGTCGGCGAACGCGATGCGCGCCTGCGGCGGCTGCAACAGCCGGGCCACGTCGTCGGCGTCGGTGTCGTCGTTGGCCAGGCTGGCCTGCGCGCCGGGGCGCAGGCCTTCGGACTGCTGACGCTTGGCGTTGGCGAAGGAAATCACCTTGCCGGCCAATTCGTTGGCGAGCGCGGCGTCCTCCAGCGCGGGATTGAGCGCGACCGCCTGCTGATACAGCCCGCGCGCGCTGTCGCGATCGCCGTCGGCCAGGCGCAGGCGGGCGAGCGCGAACAGCGCGGCGGCCGAGTCGTCCGGGGCGATCCGCGCGACCAGTTCGTCGCGGCCGTGTTGCAGCAGCACGCGCACGGCGGCGTCGCGCTGGGTCGGGTCGTTCAGCAGATCGTCGCCGGCCAGTTCGAGCGCGCGGGTCAGCGCGTCGGGATCGGCCTCGGCCAGGCAGGCATTGACCACCAGCATCCGCAGGGCCGGGTTCTGCGGACTGGCCGCGAGCGCGGCGAGCAGATCGTCGAGAGAGGTGTCGGGCATGGCGTGAGCGGGGTCCTGGCCGGTGTCGCGAGGCGATAGGGTAATGAAAAATCGGCCGGCGCAGGCCGATCGTGTGCCAGCGGCGGGCCGAGCGCGACGGGGCCGCGCGCGATCGGCGCATGCCGTGGTTGCGGGACGCGCGGGCCCGCGCCTACAGTGCGCAATGTGGCACCGGTCGCAAGCCGAACGCGCGCCGCGTCCCGTCCGCACGTCGCCGTTGTCCGCCTCGCGCGGGCCGCCAAGGATCCAGGCCGTCCAGTCCATGACACTTCCGATCGAACCCTCCGCCGCGCAGCAGGCCGCGGCCCGCGTCCGCGATGCCGTGCATTCGGCCACCGTCGGCCTGATCGAACGCGAGCAGCTCGCCGAGTTGATCGTGCTCGCCGCGGTCGCGCAGGAGCATCTGCTGATCCTCGGCCCACCCGGCACCGCCAAGAGCGCGGTCGTGCGCCGCGTCGCCAGCGCCTTGGGCGGGCGTTATTTCGAATACCTGCTGGGCCGTTTCACCGAGCCGTCGGAACTGTTCGGCCCGGTCGACCTGCGCCGGCTGCGCGAGGGCGTGGTCGAGACCGATGTCAGCGGCATGCTGCCGGAGGCCGAGGTCGCGTTCCTCGACGAGGTGTTTCTGGGCTCGACCGCGATCCTCAACACCTTGCTCGGCGTGCTCAACGAGCGCCGCTTCCGTCGCGGTCACACTCAGATCGAATGCCCGCTGCGGGTCTGCGTCGGCGCGGCCAATGCCTTGCCCGACGACGAATCGCTGGCCGCGTTCGCCGACCGTTTCCTGCTGCACCTGTTCGTCGAACCGGTGCCGGACCATCAGCTCGAGGCCTTGCTCGAAGGCGGCTGGCAGTCCGAACGCGCGCCGCTGGCGCATCGCACCGAATTGTCCGACATCGACGAACTCAGCCGGCGCGTGCCGCTGGTCGATCTGAGCCACGCGCGCGGCCTGCTCGCCGATGCGATCCGTAAACTGCGCGCCGCCGGCCTGAGCCTGTCGGACCGCCGCATCGTCAAGGTGCAGCGTCTGATCGCCGCGGCCACCGTGCTGGCCGGCCGCGACACCGCGACCGACGCCGACCTGTGGCCGCTGTTCTACGTGATGCCGACCCGCGAGGCGCAGGCCAGCGCCCAGGACGTGCTGCGCGATTCGATGTCGGCCGCGGCCAACCCGACCCTGCGCGCCGCGGTCGAACACGCGGTGCTGCAGCCGGTGTCGCGCGCCGCGCGGCTGGTCGAAGCCGCGCGCAGTTGCCTGCAGGACGGCGCCGACGCGCCGGCCGCGGCGACCATCGCCGAAGCCTTGCTGCGCGAGATCGATGCGAATTTCGACGTGAAATCGTTGCCGCCCGAACTCGCCGCCGAGCGCGCGCGCCTGATCGAACGGGTCGCGACGCCGACATGAAGTGGGGTTGGCGGAGCGAAGCCGATCCGCCGCCGCCGCAGGGCGCGGTCGGTGTCGGCGCGGCGGCGCATGGGCTGCTGGACGCGATCGAGCGTCTGGACGAGTCCGTGCGCGAGCGCCTGATGCTGACCGCCAACGACGATGTGGTGATCCTTACCGGCGCGCCGCAATCGCTGCCGTGGAGCGAGGGCGTGGCCTATGTCGCGCCGCGCGCCGATGCGCCCGCGCTGTGGCTGTCGACGGTGGAGCGCCCGGATCTGCCGCTGGACCTGCTGCATCGCGCGATCGCGCGCCGGCATCCGCAGTCGCCGTTGTTGCTGCTGCGCGAACCGGCGCGGATCGTGCCGCTGCATCGCGCCTTGCCGGCGACGGCGGCGCTGATCGCGCAGATTCGCGGCCATTGGCGGGGCTGAGCGATGCGCCTGCCCGATACGCTCAAACCGTGGCATGCCTGGCTGGGCTGGTTCGACCCGGAACTGGCCGGCGTGCTCGGCGAACTGATGCTGCGCCTGCATCCGATGCTCGGCGCGTTCCGCATGCGCGCGTTGCGCGGCGCGGTCGAACCCGAGGGCATCGACGACCTGCGCCGGCGCGGCAGCTACGAACGCCTGTTGCTGAGCGAATGGGCGATGGCCGAGGTGGTGCCGGAGGAATTCGATCGCCGCGCCGCCGCCGGCGAGCATCTGTTCCTGTCGCCGAAACTGGTCGCGCGCGAAGTCGACGCGCTGACCGTGGCGGTGTTCGACACCGGCCCCACGCAACTGGGCGCGCCGCGGCTGGTGCATGTGGCGATGTGGATATTGCTGGCGCAGCGCGCGCAGGCGGCCAAGGCGCGTTTTGCCTGGGGCGTGCTCGGTAAGCCGGGCGAGCTGCATGCGGCCGATACGCCGCAAGCGCTCAAGCGTCTGCTGGACGCGCGGACGTACACGCCCGGCGGCGCGGTCGTGGCGCGCGATGGCCTCGATCCGGAGCACGCTGCGCTGTCCTTGTCCGAACGCCTGGAGCGCGAATGGACCTTGCGCCTGGATGCGGCCGATCCGAGTCCCGGTGAGCGCTGGTCGATCGGTTCGCACGCCCATGGTTATGGCTTGGGCCATCGCGTCGATGTGCAACGCGCCAGCCAGGACGAACTGGCGATCGTGATCGCCGCGCGCCAGGCGCGGCGCGAGCTGCGGCTGAATCTGCCCGATCCCAACGTGTCGTCGCGCCTGCTGCGCGGACGGTTCGAGTCGGTCGCGCGCGAGCAGTCCGTGTTGCCCGGCACGGGCAGGCTGTCGCTGAAGCAACCGCCGTTGATTTCCTTCGGCGGCAACAGCGTCGCCGTGCCGTTGATCGGAGAAAACGCGGCCAACGTCTACCGGCTGCCGCGCGGAACGATGCGATCGCAGTCGCCGCCGAAGACCACGCGCTGGTCCAAGGAGAAAACCTTGCTCGCGGCGACCTTGGTCGGTCGGCATTTCGGCGGGGTGATCGCGCATTCCGACCGACTCGAATTCTGGCAGCTCGCCCCACTGCGCCGCGCCGACCTGCCGCCGGTGGAGGAATTCGATCCAGCGGCCAGCCGGGCACGGCTGCTGCCGTGTTTCGTGCTCAACGGAGCTTTCAACGCAAGCCCGCACGCACGCGTGTTGCTGCTGTCCGGTCAGGGCCGTTTGTTGTCGTGGACGCATAACAAGTTCACCGCGCGCGGCGCGGAATACCAGATCTTTGCCGGCCGCACCCTGGCCATCGCCAATGCCGGCAACGATCATGCCTTGCATTTGCGCCAGCTGGGCAACGAGCTGCACTGCGAGTTTCTGGGTGTGCAGACCGGTCGAATCCTGGAAAAGATCGCGTTGCAAGGCGAAGCCCGTGCTGGTTTCGTGTGTGGGCGTTGGTTCGGCTCCGGTTGGCATGGCGGCTGTTGCGTGGAACAGCCGGTCGGCGGTCATGGCGGCGAGCGTTCCAGCATCTGGCGCGTGTTCCTGCGCAGCCAGCATCGGGCCAAGTCCGCCGATCACGAGATCGTGCTGCCGGCGGACTGGAAGGTCGTGGGCTTGAGGATGAACGCCGCCGACGAACTCGACCTGATCGCGTTGCGGCCCGATCGCAGAGCGGTGGTCAGCATCGGTGCGCAAGGCCGCGCGACGTTGTACGAATCGCCTTATCAGATCTCGGTCGCCAGCGTCGCCACCGATTGCGACATGATCGCGCTGGTCGATCTGCGCGGCCGGCTGGTGGTGTTGCGCGATAACGCCAAGAGCGTGTTGCTGTATGCCGGAGGCGGCGATGAGTGATCGCACGACGCCCGCCGACGCAACCGTGCGTCATCCCGTCTGGCGCGGCCGGCAAACGGTCGACGGGCTGTGGCTGGCCGCCGACTGGCTGTCGCCGGAGCGGCGCAGCGAACGCGTCCTGCACGAATGGATGCCCGGCTGCCGCGCATGGCGGTTCGAGCACGGCGATGTGCTGTGTTTCGAAGCGCCGCGCATGCTGCAGTGCGAATTCGCCGGCGGCACGCCGCTGCGCCGGGTCGGCGCGCATGGCCTGTACGCCGGTCCGCTGACCGAGGAGGAACGCGCCGCGCTCGCGGCCGGCGATGTGCATCTGGTGATCGGTGGGCAATTGCAGTCGCTGCATTTCGCCAAGGCGCAGACGCTCGATCCGTCGCTGGTGATCGACATCGACGACTACGCGTTGCACGACACCTACGACGGCCGCCGCAGCCTGGCCTTGCCCAAGGCCGGTCGCCTGACCGGCAAACCTTTGCGCGAGGTGTTGGGCGACAAGATTCCACCGCCGAGCCAGGAGCGCGAAGCGTTCCTGCGCGATGCGGCGGCGCGCGGCGCGGGCAAGGACGCCGACGGCAAACCGATCGGCCTGGGATTGTCCAGCGCGAAGCCGAGCCTGCGCGAACGCGCGGTCGGCACTCGCGACCGCATGGCCGACTGGTTGCTGCAGCGTTTTCCCGGTTTGTCGGGCGATGCGTCGTCGGGTCGCGGCGGCGGCGCGGCGACCAGCGGGCGAGGCGCGGGCACCGGCGGCGGCAGCGTGCGGCCGCGCAATCGGGCGATCGTGCCGCAACGCTGGCGCGACATGCTGGTGCGCTTCGCCATCGCCAGCCGCGCGTCGCGGCTGATCGGCATGCGTCACGGCGCGTACCTGCGCCGGTTGATGGAGCAGTTCGATCGCGGCGATCTCCACGAGGCCTTGCGCAATGCCTTGCCGATCGACGGCAGCGGCGATTCGCTGGGGCAGGCGTTCAGCGCGCCGGGCCGGCGCGACAGTCTGCGCCTGAGCCAGGGCAACGGCGCGGCGACCTCGATCGATTTCGGCGACAGCGCGCGCGATCGCTTGCGCAAGCTGTACCGCAACGCGTTCGAACAACTCGATCGGCAAGGCAAGATCGACGAAGCGGTGTTCGTGCTCGCCGAATTGCTGAGCGCGCGCAATGAAGCGCTGGACTATCTGGTCAAGCACGAGCGTTTCGCCCAGGCCGCCGAACTGGCGCTGAGCTGGGACATGGCGCCGGACCTCATCATCCGCTTGCTGATGCTGGCCGGCGACCGCGAACGCGCGGTGCTGGTCGCGCGTCGCGACAATGCCTTCGCCGCGGCGGTCGCGCTGCTGGAAAACGGCCATCCGCAGCAGGCGCGGCAATTGCGCGGTGAGTGGGGACAGGCGCTGGCCGAGCAGGGCCTGTGGCTGGCCGCGGTCGACGCGGTGTGGCCCGATCCGCAGGCGCGCGAGCAGGCCGGGCGCTGGCTGCTGGCGGCCGAAGCGGCCGGCGCCGAATTGTCCGCGCGCGCCCTGGTGCAGCGCGCGAGCCTGCTGCCCGATACCGTGCAGCATTACGCCGAGCGCATCGCGCGATTGGCCGATCCGGCCTCGCCGGCGGCGCCGCGCGAAGCCTTGGGTCGCGACCTCGCCGAGGTCAAGCAAAGCAACCCGGCGCTGCGTGTGCTCGCCGCGCAGGTGCTGCCCGCGCTCGCCGCTGATCGCGCCGCATGCGCGAACGATATCGAGCGCGCGCAGTTCGAACGCTTGCGCAAGCTGGCCGACGATCCGTGGCTCAGCGCCGATCTGCCCGAATGGTCGTTGCCGACGCCACAGGGCCGGCGTCGCTTGTGGGAGACGGCCGGCGCGTTGAGCGCGAGCGCGCCGGATGCGCCGGGCCTGCAGTCGCCGCACGACGTGGCGGCGCTCGGCGACGGCCGCTATCTGGTCGCGCTGGGCGAGGCCGGCGCCGCGGTGGTCGATCGCAACGGCCGACGCGTGCGCAGTTACGCGGTGCCCGCGTACCGGTTCGTGATGAGCCACAGCGGCCAGATCGCGTTGGCGATCGCGCGGCGCGACTCGGTGTCGCGGATCGCGCGGCTGGATCTGGCCCATCACGAAATCACCGACCTGGGCGCGATGCCGCTGCAATTCTTCGCCGATCGTTTCGACGGCATCGCCTGGTCGGTGGTGTCGGGCGAGCGGATCATGGTGGTGGACGCGGCGCGCGCGTCGCTGGACGTGCTGTGGAGCGTGGGCGATCTGGGCGGCCCGGTGGTCGCGGCGGAATTCTTCCCGATCGAGGAATCGTTCCTGGTGCATGGCGATCGCGAGCAGGTGCTGTGGCGTTATCGCAACGCGCCGCAGCGGCGCTTGCTGTCGCGCGATCCGATCCTCGAGGATGGACGGTTCCGGCAGTTGCATCCGGCGATGGGCGCGTTGCCGCTGCAGCTGACCCAGGACGACGATGGCGGCGTCCGTTTTGCCTACACCTGGGGCACGCGCGATTTCCAGATGCGGTTGTCGCCGCCGCCCGGCGAGCTCAGCGGGCACGGCGTGATTCCGCTGACCCACGGTTGCCTGGTGTGGTTGCGCGGCGAGCGCGCGATGCGCTTGCATCTGGTGCGGCCGTCGCATGCGGATGTGGCGGCGAGCATCGATTGGCCGGTGGCGGCGTTGCGTACGCGCGAGTACGAGGGCGGGGTGCTGCTGTTCGATCATCAGGGGCGGGTGATGGATATCGCCAGCGAGACCTCGAAGGTGCGGGTGTTTACCTTGCTTTGATTCGTGCAAGTGGCGTGGCGTCGCGCGTGCGGTTGCGTCGCTGCGATGGAAGTTGCGCGGAAGTCGTTGGTTCGCGGTCGCGGCTTGCGCCGCTCCTACAGGGGGATACGTAAGCCGCGTTTCAGACTGTAGGAGCGGCGCAAGCCGCGACCGCGAAACGCCGACTACGACGAATCACCGCTACTCACCGCCACCCAACAAAAAGCCCGGCTCGCGCCGGGCTTTTCGCGTTATCGCTTTCGCCAACCGATCAGAAAATCTTGATCTGCTGATCGGCCTTGCGCTGCATCGCCGTGCCGGCCTTGCAGCCGAAGGCTTCGCCGAACGCGGGCAGGTTGGACAGCGGCACGTTGGTGCGCGCCGGGCCCGGCGCGTGGATGCCGGTGGCGGCGCGCTGGGCGGCGACTTCCGGGCTCAGCTGCTGCGCCCACAGGCCGGCCCAGGCGCGGAAGAACGCCTGGTTGGCGTCCTTGCTGGCCGCGGGCTGGGCGGCGTGCAGCGCCGACCAGGCGAGTTCGACGCCGGCCTGATCGGCGATCGCGACCTCGCGCACCTGCGCGCCGTTGATCTTGGTCGCGGTCAGGCCCGGATACGGTTCGGCGCTGTACTGCGCGGCGACGCGGCTGCCGAGCGCTTCCCAGGCGGCGACTTCGGTCGGGGTCCACCAGTCGCGCACTTCCTGCTTGGCGTTGACGTAGCGGCCGCGGCCGTCGATGCCGTGGGTCAGTTCGGCGCCGACCAGCGCGCCGTAGGAACCGTACTGCGCGGCTTCGGGCTTGCTCATGTCGAGCACCGGCGCCTGCAGCATCGCGGCGGTGACGATCAGGCGGTTCTGGGCGATGTCGTAGGCCAGCGACGGCTCCTGCGGCAGCACGTCCCAGCGGCGGTCGGCGTTGCCGCGGCCGATGCGCTTCATTTCCTCGCGATGGCGCCAGGTCGAGGCGATCAGCATGTTGCTGCCGAAGCTGCCGCGGCCCATCGGCTGCACGGTGTAGTCCAGGTCGCGCTTGGGCGTGCCGACTTCGATCTTGAGCTTGGCCAGCTTGGCCTTGGCTTCGTTCTTGACCGCCTCGCTGAAGCGGGTGTCGGCCTCGACGTCCTTGCCCAGCGCTTCGCGCACCTGCGAGGCGATCTGCTCGGCGCGCGCATCGGTGGCGGCCGGCAGGTAGCGCGCGGCGTATTCGTGGCCGACCATCGGGCCGGCGGCGAGGGTGATCGCGTCGAGCACGGCCTGCTGGCGCGCGGGCTGTTCGCGCTGACCGCGCAGGACCTTGCCGCGGAAATCGAATTCGGCGTCGCGGAACGGCTTGGCCAGGTACGGCGCCATCGAATCGCCGACGCGCCAGCGCAGGTAGGTCTTCCACTGGTCGGGCTTGAGGCTGCCCAGCAGCTTGTCGAGTTCGGCGAACAACTGCGGGTTGGCCAGCGAGACGCTGTCGTCGCTGACGCCCTGGGCCTTGAGGAAGTCGGCCAGTTGCAGGCCCTTGTAGGTCTTGGCCAGGGTCGCGACCTGCACCGGCGCGTAGTTGGCGCGCGGATCGCGCAGGTCCGGCAGCGCCTTGGACGCGCGCGCGATGCGGGTTTCCAGATCGATCACCTGCAAGGACTCGGCCGCGAGTTTCTCCTTCGGCGTGCCGGTCAGGGTCAGGATCTTCTGCACGTAGTTGTTGTAGTGGCCGAGCAGCTGACGGGTGTCGGCGTCGCTGCGGGTGTAATAGGCCGGGTCGGGCAGGCCCAGGCCGCCCTGGCTGAAATAGCCGATGTGACGGTCGAGGTCCTGCAGGTCGATGTCGGCGCCGAAGTTGAACAGCACCGGGATGCCGACCTGGTGTAGCGCGGCGATCGAGGCCGGAATTTCCTTGGCCTTCTTGATCGCGTTGATGCGGCCGAGCAGCGGCGCGATCGGCTGCGAGCCGTCGCGCTCGACCGCCGCTTCGTCCAGGCCGCTGGCCCAGAAGTCGCCGAGC
This genomic interval carries:
- a CDS encoding ATP-binding protein; this translates as MPDTSLDDLLAALAASPQNPALRMLVVNACLAEADPDALTRALELAGDDLLNDPTQRDAAVRVLLQHGRDELVARIAPDDSAAALFALARLRLADGDRDSARGLYQQAVALNPALEDAALANELAGKVISFANAKRQQSEGLRPGAQASLANDDTDADDVARLLQPPQARIAFADVGGLDEVKHQIRRRIITPFLKPSLFERFKRRSGGGILLYGPPGCGKTLLARATAGECGAKFYNVAITDVLDMYIGESERKLHAIFETARRTAPAVVFFDEVEAIGGKRQYSREATSAKLVSQFLTELDGFAQNNHGVLILGATNVPWAVDAAFRRPGRFDRVLFVPPPDETARRAIVDLLLRDRPLGEGIDVGELARLTSGFSGADLRNLVETAIDEAIEDSIEQGRESPLTMTHLRAALKDTRSTTLEWLTTARNHARYANQGGQYDEVLDFLKRHGGG
- a CDS encoding M13 family metallopeptidase: MSTLRPLACALALSLIAGLASPAADAAKKKAAAKPKAPAAANACSDFYASANADWLRANPLSGAASVSSLETLAANARRQQLELLNSAMTAPQGNVQKLLGDFWASGLDEAAVERDGSQPIAPLLGRINAIKKAKEIPASIAALHQVGIPVLFNFGADIDLQDLDRHIGYFSQGGLGLPDPAYYTRSDADTRQLLGHYNNYVQKILTLTGTPKEKLAAESLQVIDLETRIARASKALPDLRDPRANYAPVQVATLAKTYKGLQLADFLKAQGVSDDSVSLANPQLFAELDKLLGSLKPDQWKTYLRWRVGDSMAPYLAKPFRDAEFDFRGKVLRGQREQPARQQAVLDAITLAAGPMVGHEYAARYLPAATDARAEQIASQVREALGKDVEADTRFSEAVKNEAKAKLAKLKIEVGTPKRDLDYTVQPMGRGSFGSNMLIASTWRHREEMKRIGRGNADRRWDVLPQEPSLAYDIAQNRLIVTAAMLQAPVLDMSKPEAAQYGSYGALVGAELTHGIDGRGRYVNAKQEVRDWWTPTEVAAWEALGSRVAAQYSAEPYPGLTATKINGAQVREVAIADQAGVELAWSALHAAQPAASKDANQAFFRAWAGLWAQQLSPEVAAQRAATGIHAPGPARTNVPLSNLPAFGEAFGCKAGTAMQRKADQQIKIF
- a CDS encoding AAA family ATPase gives rise to the protein MTLPIEPSAAQQAAARVRDAVHSATVGLIEREQLAELIVLAAVAQEHLLILGPPGTAKSAVVRRVASALGGRYFEYLLGRFTEPSELFGPVDLRRLREGVVETDVSGMLPEAEVAFLDEVFLGSTAILNTLLGVLNERRFRRGHTQIECPLRVCVGAANALPDDESLAAFADRFLLHLFVEPVPDHQLEALLEGGWQSERAPLAHRTELSDIDELSRRVPLVDLSHARGLLADAIRKLRAAGLSLSDRRIVKVQRLIAAATVLAGRDTATDADLWPLFYVMPTREAQASAQDVLRDSMSAAANPTLRAAVEHAVLQPVSRAARLVEAARSCLQDGADAPAAATIAEALLREIDANFDVKSLPPELAAERARLIERVATPT
- a CDS encoding tetratricopeptide repeat protein, producing the protein MSRHDHLYRMAERYYANGQVDDAIDMLLQSLGEDPDQSDAHAFLSLCLIKRNRLHAAEMEAARALELEPESPFAHLAAAIAAIARRSLKQAQAHLDSARELQPDSAAIADAYARLYLAWGRDAQALEEARRACELDPDDPDYPALLASLELRRGDRARAEALARDVLRGHPEHVEALCVLGHCELAAGRTDSARDHAAWALQIDPMDGEALTLMAAVKARRSWALGLWWRFQSFISAGSRTRAVVLLIGMFLIYRIALIALPQNGLPQWTGPLSYAWLLFCAYTWIAPSLFWRSVKKELEQVKLRPGF
- a CDS encoding bpX6 domain-containing protein yields the protein MSDRTTPADATVRHPVWRGRQTVDGLWLAADWLSPERRSERVLHEWMPGCRAWRFEHGDVLCFEAPRMLQCEFAGGTPLRRVGAHGLYAGPLTEEERAALAAGDVHLVIGGQLQSLHFAKAQTLDPSLVIDIDDYALHDTYDGRRSLALPKAGRLTGKPLREVLGDKIPPPSQEREAFLRDAAARGAGKDADGKPIGLGLSSAKPSLRERAVGTRDRMADWLLQRFPGLSGDASSGRGGGAATSGRGAGTGGGSVRPRNRAIVPQRWRDMLVRFAIASRASRLIGMRHGAYLRRLMEQFDRGDLHEALRNALPIDGSGDSLGQAFSAPGRRDSLRLSQGNGAATSIDFGDSARDRLRKLYRNAFEQLDRQGKIDEAVFVLAELLSARNEALDYLVKHERFAQAAELALSWDMAPDLIIRLLMLAGDRERAVLVARRDNAFAAAVALLENGHPQQARQLRGEWGQALAEQGLWLAAVDAVWPDPQAREQAGRWLLAAEAAGAELSARALVQRASLLPDTVQHYAERIARLADPASPAAPREALGRDLAEVKQSNPALRVLAAQVLPALAADRAACANDIERAQFERLRKLADDPWLSADLPEWSLPTPQGRRRLWETAGALSASAPDAPGLQSPHDVAALGDGRYLVALGEAGAAVVDRNGRRVRSYAVPAYRFVMSHSGQIALAIARRDSVSRIARLDLAHHEITDLGAMPLQFFADRFDGIAWSVVSGERIMVVDAARASLDVLWSVGDLGGPVVAAEFFPIEESFLVHGDREQVLWRYRNAPQRRLLSRDPILEDGRFRQLHPAMGALPLQLTQDDDGGVRFAYTWGTRDFQMRLSPPPGELSGHGVIPLTHGCLVWLRGERAMRLHLVRPSHADVAASIDWPVAALRTREYEGGVLLFDHQGRVMDIASETSKVRVFTLL